A stretch of the Argentina anserina chromosome 6, drPotAnse1.1, whole genome shotgun sequence genome encodes the following:
- the LOC126800923 gene encoding F-box/kelch-repeat protein At3g06240-like codes for MAKLSKLSEEMVGHFLSRLPPKALMRFKCIQKSWCKLITSPSFIASNLSVSRNNKFASTTSILFKRTVLKDKKDENDIFNVLRDNNNDRRHIFVSLLDLFIDQDGDDQNHHSVVDNLIVPLPLSNCPFSLQVAGHCDGVICLVNTVLEDVAFCNPAIKELKFLPRSPLLLPRRHPDDIHGIETDVNAVGFGYDSKTQEYKIVRTINFITGICYTLDPKAEVFTLGSQSWREIKIDNDIHCFWTPSFELHFKGIYYWSALSYPTPGEDQESIFTFNMSEETFEELPVPDNTHPRDGVVKYLAVWKESVVLISCQGDDDPKSFDIWQMDDSNGVKGWTKQLAIGPVTCEIPLVFWKSDELLLVLSDGSVVSYHLGNKTIKHLPIHGVEDPQYIHAVVYVNSLISMGEGRS; via the coding sequence ATGGCGAAGCTCAGCAAATTGTCGGAAGAGATGGTCGGTCATTTCCTTTCGAGATTGCCACCTAAAGCATTGATGCGCTTCAAATGTATTCAGAAGTCGTGGTGCAAACTGATAACTTCTCCCAGCTTTATAGCCAGCAACCTTTCTGTTTCCAGGAACAACAAGTTTGCTTCAACAACTAGCATCCTTTTCAAGCGTACCGTCCTCAAGGATAAGAAGGATGAGAATGATATATTTAATGTCCTTAGGGACAACAACAATGATAGGAGAcacatttttgtttctttacttgatctttttatCGATCAAGATGGTGATGACCAGAATCATCACTCTGTTGTCGACAACCTTATTGTTCCACTTCCTTTAAGCAATTGTCCCTTTAGTTTACAAGTTGCAGGGCACTGTGACGGGGTTATTTGTCTTGTTAATACTGTTCTTGAGGATGTTGCATTTTGCAATCCAGCGATCAAGGAACTCAAATTTCTTCCTAGGTCcccccttcttcttcctcgcAGACATCCAGATGATATTCACGGCATCGAAACGGATGTAAATGCAGTCGGATTTGGCTATGATTCTAAAACTCAAGAGTACAAGATTGTCAGAACTATAAATTTTATTACAGGGATTTGTTATACACTAGATCCTAAAGCAGAAGTGTTCACATTGGGTTCTCAGTCTTGGAGAGAGATCAAAATTGATAACGATATTCATTGCTTTTGGACTCCTTCATTTGAGTTACACTTCAAGGGGATATATTACTGGAGTGCACTAAGTTATCCAACTCCAGGAGAAGATCAGGAATCCATCTTTACATTCAATATGAGTGAAGAGACATTTGAAGAGTTACCGGTTCCAGATAATACTCATCCCAGAGACGGAGTTGTTAAGTACCTTGCTGTGTGGAAAGAGTCTGTTGTTCTTATTTCTTGTCAAGGGGACGATGATCCTAAATCCTTCGATATATGGCAAATGGATGACTCTAATGGTGTTAAAGGTTGGACTAAACAGTTGGCTATTGGACCTGTAACATGCGAGATTCCCTTGGTATTTTGGAAGAGTGATGAACTCCTTTTGGTTCTCTCGGATGGAAGTGTAGTCTCCTATCACCTTGGTAACAAAACTATAAAGCATCTTCCGATTCATGGCGTGGAAGATCCCCAATACATTCATGCTGTTGTTTACGTAAATAGTTTGATTTCGATGGGTGAAGGGAGATCATAA